A stretch of Allostreptomyces psammosilenae DNA encodes these proteins:
- a CDS encoding adenosylmethionine--8-amino-7-oxononanoate transaminase: MTAGDTALTGTALTGTALTGTALTGTALTGTPRRHPGGPATPDSTTAEPGTANPDSSARVRELLALDREHVWHPYGAMPAPVPPLLVESASGVRLRLAEAVEGRRELVDGMSSWWAAIHGYGHPALDAAVTEQLGRMSHVMFGGLTHEPAIRLAARLVDLTPEPLRHVFLADSGSVSVEVAVKMCLQYWRSLGRPEKRRLLTWRGGYHGDTFQPMSVCDPVGGMHHLWSGLLPRQLFADLPPAGFDAAPDPRYVSHLAELVERHADELAAVIVEPVVQGAGGMRFHSPGYLAVLRELCDAHDVLLVFDEIATGFGRTGELFAADHAGVAPDVMCLGKALTGGYLTLAATLCTTRVAEGISGGAVPVLAHGPTFMGNPLAAAVAGASIDLLLGRDWRADVTRIEAGLRAGLESAAGLPGVRDVRVLGAIGVVQLDHPVDMAAATRAAVRQGVWLRPFRDLVYTMPPYVTADEDVARIADAVTAAAAAG, encoded by the coding sequence GGCGACACCGCGCTGACCGGCACCGCGCTGACCGGCACCGCGCTGACCGGCACCGCGCTGACCGGCACCGCGCTGACCGGCACCCCCCGCCGCCACCCGGGCGGGCCGGCCACCCCCGACAGCACGACGGCCGAGCCCGGCACGGCGAACCCGGACTCCTCCGCACGGGTCCGGGAACTGCTGGCCCTCGACCGCGAGCACGTGTGGCACCCGTACGGCGCCATGCCCGCCCCGGTGCCGCCGCTGCTCGTGGAGTCCGCCTCCGGCGTGCGGCTGCGCCTGGCCGAAGCCGTGGAGGGCCGCCGCGAACTCGTGGACGGCATGTCGTCCTGGTGGGCCGCCATCCACGGCTACGGCCACCCGGCGCTGGACGCCGCCGTCACCGAGCAGCTCGGCCGGATGAGCCACGTGATGTTCGGCGGGCTCACCCACGAGCCCGCCATCCGCCTGGCCGCCCGGCTCGTCGACCTCACCCCGGAGCCGCTGCGCCACGTCTTCCTGGCCGACTCCGGATCGGTGTCGGTCGAGGTGGCCGTCAAGATGTGCCTGCAGTACTGGCGCTCCCTGGGGCGGCCGGAGAAGCGGCGGCTGCTCACCTGGCGGGGCGGCTACCACGGCGACACCTTCCAGCCCATGTCGGTGTGCGACCCCGTCGGCGGCATGCACCACCTGTGGAGCGGGCTGCTGCCGCGTCAGCTCTTCGCCGACCTGCCCCCGGCCGGCTTCGACGCCGCCCCCGACCCGCGCTACGTGTCCCACCTCGCCGAACTCGTCGAGCGGCACGCCGACGAACTGGCGGCGGTGATCGTCGAACCGGTGGTGCAGGGCGCCGGCGGCATGCGCTTCCACAGCCCCGGCTACCTCGCCGTGCTGCGCGAGCTCTGCGACGCGCACGACGTCCTGCTGGTCTTCGACGAGATCGCCACCGGCTTCGGCCGTACCGGGGAGCTCTTCGCCGCCGACCACGCCGGAGTGGCGCCCGACGTCATGTGCCTGGGCAAGGCCCTCACCGGCGGCTACCTGACGCTGGCGGCCACGTTGTGCACCACCCGGGTGGCCGAGGGGATCAGCGGCGGCGCGGTGCCGGTGCTCGCCCACGGCCCCACCTTCATGGGCAACCCGCTGGCGGCGGCGGTCGCCGGCGCCTCGATCGACCTGCTGCTCGGCCGGGACTGGCGGGCGGACGTCACCCGGATCGAGGCCGGGCTCCGCGCGGGCCTGGAGTCCGCCGCGGGGCTGCCGGGCGTGCGCGACGTCCGGGTGCTCGGCGCGATCGGGGTGGTGCAACTCGACCACCCGGTGGACATGGCCGCCGCCACCCGGGCCGCCGTCCGGCAGGGCGTCTGGCTGCGACCGTTCCGCGACCTCGTCTACACCATGCCGCCGTACGTCACGGCGGACGAGGACGTGGCGAGGATCGCCGACGCCGTGACGGCCGCGGCCGCCGCCGGCTGA
- the bioD gene encoding dethiobiotin synthase, giving the protein MGVLVVTGTGTEIGKTAVTAAVAALAVADGRSVAVLKPAQTGVAPGEPGDVDEVARLAGAVTTRELARFPEPLAPETAARRAGLPPVPPARIAAEAVDLARRHDLVLVEGAGGLLVRFDPRGGTLADAAALLREDGADVSVLVVAAAGLGTLNATALTSEALRARGLAPLGVVIGSWPDEPDLAARCNLADLPEAAGAPLLGALPAGCVRTPAEFVGVARQALAPALGGRWEPAAFLADQAAAPAATAAAASATS; this is encoded by the coding sequence ATGGGTGTGCTCGTGGTCACCGGGACCGGGACCGAGATCGGCAAGACGGCGGTGACGGCCGCCGTGGCGGCGCTGGCCGTGGCGGACGGCCGCTCGGTCGCCGTGCTGAAGCCGGCGCAGACCGGCGTCGCGCCGGGGGAGCCCGGCGACGTGGACGAGGTCGCCCGACTCGCCGGCGCGGTGACCACCCGGGAACTGGCGCGCTTCCCCGAGCCGCTGGCCCCGGAGACCGCGGCCCGCCGCGCCGGCCTGCCGCCCGTGCCGCCGGCGAGGATCGCGGCGGAGGCGGTGGACCTCGCCCGCCGACACGACCTGGTCCTCGTGGAGGGCGCCGGTGGCCTCCTGGTGCGCTTCGATCCACGGGGCGGCACGCTCGCGGACGCGGCCGCCCTGCTGCGGGAGGACGGCGCGGACGTCTCGGTGCTGGTCGTGGCCGCCGCCGGCCTGGGCACGCTCAACGCGACCGCGCTGACGTCGGAGGCGCTGCGGGCACGGGGGCTGGCACCGCTCGGGGTGGTGATCGGCAGTTGGCCGGACGAGCCGGACCTGGCCGCCCGCTGCAACCTCGCGGACCTGCCGGAGGCCGCCGGCGCGCCGTTGTTGGGCGCCCTGCCGGCCGGGTGCGTCCGGACGCCTGCGGAGTTCGTCGGCGTGGCGAGGCAGGCGTTGGCGCCGGCGCTCGGCGGGCGCTGGGAACCGGCGGCCTTCCTGGCCGACCAGGCGGCCGCCCCCGCCGCCACGGCTGCCGCGGCCTCCGCGACCTCCTGA
- a CDS encoding MerR family transcriptional regulator, with protein MEDTEALISIGAFARHVGLTPSALRFYDDCGVLRPARVDAATGYRFYAPSQQARATLVRTLREADLPLAEVSVVLDGPPARAREILMEHLRRGREAAEAARTAIEGVLRTLPPTDGAGEGGGGLAVPRPDDAPPARVRLGGAELASAVRQVAPAAAGGAAGARFPVLRHVLVEWDGQEVRLAATDRYRLSVRALRPLAVDGAPGRALVDVAHLRAVAAWASRLPELTIEVGDAAAAPGGDQGADGDADLDEDGDANEGVSTAGAADDTGAARRIVRFTGADGSCRTAPVQGGEFPDYRTVLEHLTPRRSRILVDRGALRGALADRAATDRVGLEAGADELRLTVADGGTGTRARTEAEAEAEVEPEDASAVTPTRTTVLRAVCAGPPTRLWFASGVLLPALEASVGPDVLLEIAAPGEPVVVRSADQGGFTTLVMPQLAARS; from the coding sequence GTGGAAGACACGGAAGCCCTGATCAGCATCGGTGCGTTCGCCAGGCATGTGGGTCTGACACCGAGCGCCCTGCGTTTCTACGACGACTGCGGCGTCCTGCGGCCCGCACGGGTGGACGCCGCCACCGGGTACCGCTTCTACGCCCCCTCCCAGCAGGCCCGGGCCACGCTGGTGCGCACGCTGCGCGAGGCCGATCTGCCGCTGGCCGAGGTGTCCGTGGTGCTCGACGGCCCGCCCGCGCGGGCACGGGAGATCCTCATGGAGCACCTGCGCCGTGGGCGGGAGGCGGCGGAGGCGGCGCGCACGGCGATCGAGGGCGTCCTGCGCACCCTGCCGCCCACGGACGGGGCCGGGGAGGGTGGAGGCGGACTGGCGGTCCCGCGGCCGGACGACGCCCCGCCGGCCCGCGTCCGACTGGGCGGCGCGGAGCTGGCCAGCGCGGTGCGGCAGGTCGCCCCGGCGGCGGCCGGAGGGGCCGCCGGGGCGCGGTTCCCGGTGCTCCGGCACGTGCTGGTGGAGTGGGACGGGCAGGAGGTCCGGCTGGCGGCGACCGACCGCTACCGGCTGTCGGTCCGTGCGCTGCGCCCGCTGGCCGTCGACGGCGCCCCGGGCCGGGCCCTGGTGGACGTCGCGCACCTGCGCGCCGTCGCGGCGTGGGCGTCCCGGCTTCCCGAGCTGACCATCGAGGTCGGCGACGCCGCGGCGGCCCCGGGCGGTGACCAGGGCGCGGACGGGGACGCGGACCTGGATGAAGACGGTGACGCGAACGAGGGCGTGAGCACCGCCGGGGCTGCGGACGACACCGGGGCGGCCCGGCGGATCGTCCGCTTCACCGGCGCCGACGGGTCGTGTCGCACCGCGCCGGTCCAGGGCGGCGAGTTCCCCGACTACCGCACGGTGCTGGAGCACCTGACGCCGCGCCGCAGCCGGATCCTGGTCGACCGCGGCGCCCTGCGCGGGGCGCTGGCGGACCGTGCGGCCACGGACCGGGTCGGCCTGGAAGCCGGCGCGGACGAGCTCCGCCTCACCGTCGCCGACGGCGGGACCGGGACGCGGGCCCGGACGGAGGCGGAGGCGGAGGCCGAGGTGGAGCCGGAGGACGCGTCCGCGGTGACGCCGACCCGCACCACCGTGCTGCGGGCCGTCTGCGCGGGCCCTCCCACGCGCCTGTGGTTCGCCAGCGGCGTGCTGCTGCCCGCCCTGGAGGCCAGCGTGGGGCCGGACGTCCTGCTGGAGATCGCCGCCCCCGGCGAACCGGTCGTGGTGCGCTCCGCCGACCAGGGCGGCTTCACCACGCTCGTGATGCCCCAGCTGGCAGCACGGTCCTGA
- a CDS encoding alpha/beta hydrolase, whose protein sequence is MLTYPHLRDGRFASMAQAAEEFRAVRQAAAEAAEEARRAAEAAPPTVLREIPAGPAGPPASLRDQLADGWDLVRGLDTAATVLARAAETLAARQEELHTVVRQATEAGFTVHEDGSVSAPPVDLNPLNEGPVVLLPWQFDEVRRRLAREAEAHAGAIAAVLARAVEEDDAFARALLAAGRPRTGRLATGAVPTGPVLVDETVLPAPGDPLAASAWWTSLAPAERLRHLAQHPERIGALDGIPARSRDRANRLLVGEARSRLERDLLRLLATEPEEILVDGVVPGTDHDDWRGQVERVRAKIAGLAALENRLGGGTGRPGDDYLLLALDLSGGGRVVVSVGDPDTADNVVTYVPGTGCGLCSLDGDLARAEVLHAAASGRAAGRTASIVWLGYEAPQDLLEAISPSFAENAAQSLDSFLRGLRVAREVHQPSNAAPVTAGAGQPADPAPGRPANSTVIGHSYGSTVVGYALTHGCRTAHRPVDRAVLLGSPGVGHHVAHAADLGLGRDRVWAATAENDLIRHAIDPLYPLAKGSAIHGTDPTDPVFGARIYTVPPGDPAFSETGAVPAHSQYWDSQALDTLAGIVTGQLS, encoded by the coding sequence GTGCTGACCTACCCCCACCTGCGTGACGGACGCTTCGCCAGCATGGCGCAGGCGGCCGAGGAGTTCCGCGCCGTGCGGCAGGCCGCGGCCGAGGCCGCCGAGGAGGCCCGCCGCGCCGCCGAGGCCGCCCCGCCCACCGTGCTGCGCGAGATCCCCGCCGGACCGGCCGGCCCGCCGGCCTCGCTGCGGGACCAACTCGCCGACGGCTGGGACCTGGTACGCGGCCTGGACACCGCGGCCACGGTGCTGGCCCGCGCCGCCGAAACCCTGGCGGCCCGACAGGAGGAACTGCACACGGTGGTCCGTCAGGCCACCGAGGCCGGCTTCACCGTGCACGAGGACGGCTCCGTCAGCGCGCCACCGGTCGACCTCAACCCGCTCAACGAGGGCCCCGTGGTGCTGCTGCCCTGGCAGTTCGACGAGGTGAGGCGCCGACTGGCACGCGAGGCCGAGGCGCACGCGGGCGCGATCGCCGCCGTGCTCGCCCGGGCCGTCGAGGAGGACGACGCCTTCGCCCGGGCCCTGCTCGCGGCCGGACGGCCCCGCACCGGCCGGCTCGCCACCGGCGCCGTCCCGACCGGGCCGGTGCTGGTCGACGAGACGGTGCTGCCCGCCCCCGGCGATCCCCTGGCGGCGAGCGCCTGGTGGACCTCGCTGGCGCCGGCGGAGCGCCTGCGCCACCTGGCCCAGCACCCCGAGCGGATCGGCGCCCTCGACGGCATCCCGGCCCGCTCCCGGGACCGCGCCAACCGCCTGCTGGTCGGCGAGGCCCGCAGCCGACTGGAGCGCGACCTGCTGCGGCTGCTCGCCACCGAGCCGGAGGAGATCCTGGTCGACGGCGTCGTGCCCGGCACGGACCACGACGACTGGCGCGGGCAGGTCGAGCGGGTCCGCGCGAAGATCGCCGGCCTGGCCGCGCTGGAGAACCGACTGGGCGGCGGCACCGGCCGACCGGGGGACGACTACCTCCTGCTCGCCCTCGACCTGTCCGGAGGCGGACGGGTGGTGGTCTCCGTCGGCGACCCCGACACGGCGGACAACGTCGTGACGTACGTTCCGGGCACCGGCTGCGGGCTCTGCTCGCTGGACGGCGACCTGGCCCGCGCCGAGGTGCTGCACGCCGCGGCCAGCGGGCGGGCGGCCGGGCGCACGGCGTCCATCGTGTGGCTCGGCTACGAGGCCCCGCAGGACCTGCTGGAGGCCATCTCGCCCAGCTTCGCCGAGAACGCCGCGCAGTCCCTGGACAGCTTCCTGCGCGGGCTGCGGGTCGCCCGCGAGGTCCACCAGCCCTCGAACGCGGCACCGGTCACCGCCGGCGCGGGGCAGCCGGCCGATCCCGCCCCGGGCCGCCCGGCCAACTCCACGGTGATCGGGCACTCCTACGGCTCCACCGTGGTCGGGTACGCCCTCACCCACGGCTGCCGCACGGCCCACCGCCCGGTGGACCGGGCCGTGCTGCTCGGCAGCCCCGGGGTGGGGCACCACGTGGCCCACGCGGCGGACCTCGGCCTCGGCAGGGACCGGGTGTGGGCGGCCACGGCCGAGAACGACCTGATACGGCACGCCATCGACCCGCTGTACCCGCTGGCGAAGGGATCGGCGATCCACGGCACCGATCCCACCGATCCGGTGTTCGGCGCCCGGATCTACACCGTCCCACCCGGCGACCCGGCGTTCAGCGAGACCGGGGCGGTGCCGGCGCACTCCCAGTACTGGGACAGCCAGGCGCTGGACACCCTGGCCGGCATCGTCACCGGCCAACTGTCCTAG